A part of Anolis sagrei isolate rAnoSag1 chromosome 3, rAnoSag1.mat, whole genome shotgun sequence genomic DNA contains:
- the CCT8 gene encoding T-complex protein 1 subunit theta isoform X2, with amino-acid sequence MALHVPKAPGFAQMLKEGAKHYSGLEEAVYRNINACKELAQTTRTAYGPNGMNKMVINHLEKLFVTNDAATILRELEVQHPAAKMIVMASHMQEQEVGDGTNFVLVFAGALLEHAEELLRMGLSVSEVIEGYEKASKKALEILPDLVCCSAKNLRDVEEVASLLQTSIMSKQCGSEAFLTKLIAEACVSVFPDSGHFNVDNIRVCKILGSGICASSVLHGMVFKKETEGDITSVKNAKIAVYSCPFDGMITETKGTVLIKNAEELTTFSKGEENLMELQVKAIADAGANVVITGGKVADMALHYANKYKLMVIRLNSKWDLRRLCKTVGATALPRLTPPNLEELGHCDSVYLSEVGETQVVVFKHDKEDGAISTIVIRGSTDNLMDDVERAVDDGVNTFKVLTRDKRLVPGGGATEIELAKQITSYGETCPGLDQYAIKKFAEAFEAIPRALAENSGVKGNELISKLYAVHQEGNKNVGFDIEAEAAAVKDMLEAGILDTYLGKYWAIKLATNAAVTVLRVDQIIMAKPAGGPKPPTGKKDLDGDQSD; translated from the exons atggCGCTGCACGTCCCGAAAGCCCCGGGCTTCGCTCAGATGCTGAAGGAAGGCGCGAAG CATTATTCAGGATTGGAGGAAGCTGTGTATCGAAACATTAATGCATGCAAGGAACTTGCCCAAACAACTCGCACTGCCTATGGACCAAATG GGATGAACAAAATGGTTATCAATCATTTGGAAAAACTTTTTGTTACTAATGATGCAGCTACAATCTTAAGGGAATTGGAA GTTCAGCATCCTGCTGCAAAAATGATTGTCATGGCTTCTCATATGCAAGAGCAAGAAGTTGGTGATGGGACaaattttgttcttgtttttgctggagctctcctggaacATGCAGAGGAGCTTCTAAGAATGGGACTTTCTGTTTCAGAG GTGATTGAAGGCTATgaaaaagcttccaagaaagccTTAGAAATTCTACCTGACCTAGTATGTTGCTCTGCAAAAAATCTTCGAGATGTTGAAGAAGTGGCATCTTTGTTGCAAACTTCGATAATGAGTAAACAGTGTGGCAGTGAAGCCTTTCTAACTAAACTTATTGCTGAAGCATGTG TATCTGTTTTTCCTGATTCGGGCCACTTCAATGTTGACAATATTAGAGTGTGCAAAATCTTA GGTTCTGGCATTTGCGCATCATCAGTTTTGCATggcatggtttttaaaaaagaaactgaaGGTGATATTACTTCTGTCAAAAATGCTAAAATAGCTGTGTACTCTTGTCCTTTTGATGGTATGATAACAGAAACAAAG GGAACTGTGCTAATCAAGAATGCTGAAGAACTGACGACTTTCAGTAAAGGAGAAGAAAACTTAATGGAGTTACAAGTGAAGGCCATTGCTGATGCTGGTGCAAATGTTGTAATTACAGGCGGGAAAGTTGCAGACATGGCCCTACATTATGCGAATAAGTACAAACTTATGGTGATCAG GTTGAACTCGAAGTGGGATCTCAGGAGATTGTGTAAAACAGTTGGTGCCACAGCCCTACCCAGACTG ACACCACCAAATCTAGAGGAATTGGGACACTGTGACAGTGTATATTTATCAGAAGTTGGAGAAACACAAGTAGTTGTGTTTAAACATG ACAAGGAAGATGGTGCTATTTCCACAATAGTAATTCGTGGCTCAACAGATAATCTCATGGATGATGTAGAAAGAGCAGTTGATGATGGTGTCAACACTTTCAAAGTCCTTACTCGG GATAAACGACTTGTTCCAGGTGGGGGTGCAACAGAAATTGAACTGGCGAAGCAGATAACTTCTTATGGAGAA ACATGTCCAGGTCTTGACCAATATGCTATCAAGAAATTTGCTGAGGCATTTGAAGCCATTCCCCGGGCCCTGGCAGAAAATTCTGGAGTGAAGGGGAATGAACTTATTTCTAAGCTCTATGCAGTACATCAAGAAGGCAACAAAAATGTTGGCTTTGATATTGAG GCTGAAGCTGCAGCTGTGAAAGATATGTTGGAAGCTGGTATATTAGACACATATCTTGGGAAATACTGGGCAATCAAGCTGGCAACAAATGCTGCGGTGACTGTGCTAAGAGTTGATCAG ATCATCATGGCAAAACCAGCTGGTGGCCCTAAACCGCCAACAGGAAAGAAGGACTTGGATGGTGACCAAAGTGATTGA
- the CCT8 gene encoding T-complex protein 1 subunit theta isoform X1: MALHVPKAPGFAQMLKEGAKHYSGLEEAVYRNINACKELAQTTRTAYGPNGMNKMVINHLEKLFVTNDAATILRELEVQHPAAKMIVMASHMQEQEVGDGTNFVLVFAGALLEHAEELLRMGLSVSEVIEGYEKASKKALEILPDLVCCSAKNLRDVEEVASLLQTSIMSKQCGSEAFLTKLIAEACVSVFPDSGHFNVDNIRVCKILGSGICASSVLHGMVFKKETEGDITSVKNAKIAVYSCPFDGMITETKGTVLIKNAEELTTFSKGEENLMELQVKAIADAGANVVITGGKVADMALHYANKYKLMVIRLNSKWDLRRLCKTVGATALPRLTPPNLEELGHCDSVYLSEVGETQVVVFKHDKEDGAISTIVIRGSTDNLMDDVERAVDDGVNTFKVLTRDKRLVPGGGATEIELAKQITSYGETCPGLDQYAIKKFAEAFEAIPRALAENSGVKGNELISKLYAVHQEGNKNVGFDIEAEAAAVKDMLEAGILDTYLGKYWAIKLATNAAVTVLRVDQIIMAKAAGGPKAPKAPENWDKDDWHEGP; encoded by the exons atggCGCTGCACGTCCCGAAAGCCCCGGGCTTCGCTCAGATGCTGAAGGAAGGCGCGAAG CATTATTCAGGATTGGAGGAAGCTGTGTATCGAAACATTAATGCATGCAAGGAACTTGCCCAAACAACTCGCACTGCCTATGGACCAAATG GGATGAACAAAATGGTTATCAATCATTTGGAAAAACTTTTTGTTACTAATGATGCAGCTACAATCTTAAGGGAATTGGAA GTTCAGCATCCTGCTGCAAAAATGATTGTCATGGCTTCTCATATGCAAGAGCAAGAAGTTGGTGATGGGACaaattttgttcttgtttttgctggagctctcctggaacATGCAGAGGAGCTTCTAAGAATGGGACTTTCTGTTTCAGAG GTGATTGAAGGCTATgaaaaagcttccaagaaagccTTAGAAATTCTACCTGACCTAGTATGTTGCTCTGCAAAAAATCTTCGAGATGTTGAAGAAGTGGCATCTTTGTTGCAAACTTCGATAATGAGTAAACAGTGTGGCAGTGAAGCCTTTCTAACTAAACTTATTGCTGAAGCATGTG TATCTGTTTTTCCTGATTCGGGCCACTTCAATGTTGACAATATTAGAGTGTGCAAAATCTTA GGTTCTGGCATTTGCGCATCATCAGTTTTGCATggcatggtttttaaaaaagaaactgaaGGTGATATTACTTCTGTCAAAAATGCTAAAATAGCTGTGTACTCTTGTCCTTTTGATGGTATGATAACAGAAACAAAG GGAACTGTGCTAATCAAGAATGCTGAAGAACTGACGACTTTCAGTAAAGGAGAAGAAAACTTAATGGAGTTACAAGTGAAGGCCATTGCTGATGCTGGTGCAAATGTTGTAATTACAGGCGGGAAAGTTGCAGACATGGCCCTACATTATGCGAATAAGTACAAACTTATGGTGATCAG GTTGAACTCGAAGTGGGATCTCAGGAGATTGTGTAAAACAGTTGGTGCCACAGCCCTACCCAGACTG ACACCACCAAATCTAGAGGAATTGGGACACTGTGACAGTGTATATTTATCAGAAGTTGGAGAAACACAAGTAGTTGTGTTTAAACATG ACAAGGAAGATGGTGCTATTTCCACAATAGTAATTCGTGGCTCAACAGATAATCTCATGGATGATGTAGAAAGAGCAGTTGATGATGGTGTCAACACTTTCAAAGTCCTTACTCGG GATAAACGACTTGTTCCAGGTGGGGGTGCAACAGAAATTGAACTGGCGAAGCAGATAACTTCTTATGGAGAA ACATGTCCAGGTCTTGACCAATATGCTATCAAGAAATTTGCTGAGGCATTTGAAGCCATTCCCCGGGCCCTGGCAGAAAATTCTGGAGTGAAGGGGAATGAACTTATTTCTAAGCTCTATGCAGTACATCAAGAAGGCAACAAAAATGTTGGCTTTGATATTGAG GCTGAAGCTGCAGCTGTGAAAGATATGTTGGAAGCTGGTATATTAGACACATATCTTGGGAAATACTGGGCAATCAAGCTGGCAACAAATGCTGCGGTGACTGTGCTAAGAGTTGATCAG ATTATTATGGCAAAGGCAGCAGGTGGTCCAAAAGCCCCTAAAGCACCAGAAAACTGGGACAAAGATGACTGGCACGAAGGCCCCTGA